A single region of the Candidatus Protochlamydia amoebophila UWE25 genome encodes:
- a CDS encoding MFS transporter — translation MQKNLDYLKNTQFIFIASKLLNSPLGAMYNLLSFIICKQLDATPFQITLLISSKPLVALISFYSSVFIKNRPERLKSLIISSTILSFIPCFAFPFVTNCWFFIFAFALFMMSAKAMLPAWAEIFKRNIGPEGRSAIFSKGSTVNYLANIFVPLLLAPILDYYPSIWTEIFFILALIQLAHVVFLLRLKVRLEKHESSSFAPNSFSFRSVIFDPWKNSWQLMKQRPDFRNYQIVFLLGGTGLILSQPVLPLFFEQILHLSYTQLIFAVSLCKGIGFAITSPLWANAFNRISINLFNFFVTALAGLFAIVLATIQQEVLWLYLAYLIYGIMQAGSEMSWHLAGPQFAKQEDSTLYTSVNIAMIGLRGCIAPFIGELLFCTTNFSVVFFCSAGCCLAGAFYSYWLEFQDRKADNLTFSAVE, via the coding sequence ATGCAAAAAAATTTAGATTATTTAAAAAATACTCAATTTATTTTTATTGCCAGTAAGCTTCTAAATAGCCCTTTAGGAGCGATGTATAATCTTTTGTCTTTTATAATTTGCAAGCAGCTTGATGCAACCCCCTTTCAAATTACTTTACTAATTAGTTCTAAGCCTCTTGTAGCTCTTATTTCTTTTTATAGTTCTGTTTTTATCAAAAACAGGCCTGAACGACTCAAATCATTAATTATCAGTTCCACAATATTGAGTTTTATTCCTTGTTTTGCTTTTCCTTTTGTCACTAATTGTTGGTTTTTTATTTTTGCTTTCGCTCTCTTTATGATGTCAGCGAAAGCCATGCTTCCTGCTTGGGCTGAAATTTTTAAACGAAATATTGGCCCAGAAGGAAGAAGCGCTATTTTTTCTAAGGGATCCACAGTTAATTATCTCGCTAACATCTTTGTTCCTCTATTATTAGCGCCAATTTTAGATTACTATCCCTCAATTTGGACAGAAATATTTTTTATTTTGGCTCTTATTCAACTCGCTCACGTAGTTTTTTTACTTCGTTTAAAAGTCCGTTTAGAAAAGCATGAATCATCATCATTTGCTCCCAATTCTTTCTCTTTTCGATCCGTCATATTTGATCCGTGGAAAAATAGCTGGCAATTAATGAAGCAACGACCTGATTTTCGCAACTACCAAATCGTTTTTTTATTGGGAGGAACGGGTTTAATTCTTTCGCAACCTGTTTTACCTCTTTTTTTTGAGCAAATTCTACACTTATCGTATACTCAACTTATCTTTGCTGTCTCATTATGTAAAGGAATAGGATTTGCTATCACCTCTCCTTTATGGGCTAACGCATTTAATCGCATCTCTATTAATTTATTTAATTTCTTTGTCACGGCATTAGCTGGCCTATTTGCTATTGTTTTAGCTACTATCCAGCAAGAAGTTTTATGGCTTTATTTAGCCTATTTGATTTATGGCATTATGCAAGCGGGAAGTGAGATGAGTTGGCATTTAGCAGGTCCTCAATTTGCCAAACAAGAAGACAGTACATTATACACAAGTGTAAACATAGCTATGATCGGTTTAAGAGGATGTATAGCTCCCTTTATTGGGGAGCTTCTTTTCTGCACAACGAATTTTAGTGTGGTATTTTTCTGTAGTGCAGGGTGTTGCTTAGCTGGAGCTTTTTACTCCTACTGGCTTGAATTTCAAGATCGAAAAGCAGATAATCTTACATTTTCTGCTGTTGAGTAA